A genomic region of Palaemon carinicauda isolate YSFRI2023 chromosome 11, ASM3689809v2, whole genome shotgun sequence contains the following coding sequences:
- the LOC137649227 gene encoding heat shock cognate 71 kDa protein-like, producing the protein MEDNNSPVIGIDLGTTYSCVAVFQNEKVEIIANDQGNRTTPSYVAFNDTERLIGESAKNQCALNPKNTIFDVKRLMGRNYIDDCVQRVIKILPYEIIDEENKPKIQVEYKKEKKVLTPEEVSSMILSKMKKIAENYLGRNINKAVITVPAYFNDSQRQATKDAGTIAGLDVIRIINEPTAAAIAYGLNNDTKEQNVLIFDLGGGTFDVSILNISNDGIFEVKSTAGDTHLGGEDFDSILLDYFTREFSKKYKKDLSNNKRSLRRLRSACETAKRTLSSSTQATIEIDSLYEGIDFHTTITRAKFENLCGSLFKNTLVPVERALIDAKLDKSDIDEIVLVGGSTRIPKIQNLLQTFFNEKNLNKSINPDEAVAYGAAIQAAILSGDKSDKIKDLLLLDVTPLSLGIETAGNIMTTLIKRNATIPTSKFENFTTYSDNQECVNIKIYEGERTKTKDNNYLGEFQLNNIPQAPKGIPKIKVTFDIDANGILNVSATEESSGKSEKITITNDSGRLNKEDVDRMIKEAEMYAAQDRELRNDIEAKCKLESYCLEIQNNIINNNSSNIDIFKSKLESTLKWIDETPSAKQKDYENKLKEIKKDYEHILGGNESNLHNNQFHPTIEEVD; encoded by the coding sequence ATGGAGGATAATAATTCTCCGGTTATTGGtattgacctgggaactacttattcgtgtgttgctgtttttcaaaatgaaaaagttgaaattattGCTAATGACCAAGGAAATAGAACCACTCCTTCTTATGTTGCATTCAATGACACCGAAAGACTTATTGGGGAATCGGCAAAAAATCAATGTGCCTTGAATCCAAAAAATACCATTTTTGATGTAAAAAGGTTAATGGGCAGAAATTATATAGATGATTGCGTTCAACGAGTAATTAAAATCTTACCCTATGAAATTATTGACGAAGAGAATAAACCAAAAATACAAGtcgaatataaaaaagagaaaaaggtgttAACCCCAGAAGAAGTATCTTCTATGatattatcaaaaatgaaaaaaattgcagaaaattaTTTAGGACGAAATATAAATAAAGCTGTTATTACAGTTCCGGCTTATTTTAACGATTCTCAGCGACAGGCTACCAAAGATGCTGGGACCATCGCTGGACTTGATGTTATTCGAATAATTAATGAACCCACAGCCGCCGCCATCGCTTATggattaaataatgatacaaaagaacaaaacgttttaatatttgatttgggTGGGGGGACTTTTGATGTATCTATATTGAATATTAGTAATGATGGCATTTTTGAAGTTAAATCAACAGCAGGAGATACTCATCTTGGGGGAGAAGATTTTGATagtattttattagattattttacgCGAGAATtcagcaaaaaatataaaaaagatttaagcaACAATAAAAGATCATTAAGGCGTCTTCGTTCTGCCTGTGAAACTGCTAAACGAACTTTATCTTCATCTACACAAGCGACAATCGAAATTGATTCGTTATATGAGGGAATTGATTTTCATACTACCATTACTCGcgctaaatttgaaaatttgtgtGGGAGTTTATTCAAAAACACCCTAGTGCCAGTTGAAAGGGCGTTAATCGATGCTAAGCTCGATAAGAGTGACATCGATGAAATTGTTTTGGTTGGAGGTTCTACGCGTATTCCAAAAATAcaaaacctccttcaaactttttttaatgaaaagaatttgaataagtCGATTAATCCAGACGAGGCTGTAGCCTATGGTGCTGCCATTCAAGCTGCCATTCTCAGTGGAGATAAATCTGATAAGATCAAAGATTTATTATTACTGGACGTGACTCCCCTTTCATTGGGTATTGAAACTGCCGGTAATATTATGACTACCTTGATTAAAAGAAACGCGACAATTCCTACTAGCAAATTTGAAAACTTCACTACGTATAGTGATAACCAAGAAtgtgttaatattaaaatatatgaaggagaaagaactaaaactaaagataataattatttggGGGAGTTTCAATTAAATAATATACCCCAGGCACCCAAGGGTATACCTAAAATTAAGGTTACATTTGATATTGATGCCAATGGGATATTAAATGTTTCAGCAACCGAAGAATCTTCCGGCAAATCAGAAAAAATTACTATAACTAATGACTCGGGAAGACTAAACAAAGAAGATGTAGATCGAATGATCAAAGAAGCTGAAATGTATGCCGCTCAAGACCGGGAATTAAGAAACGATATAGAAGCTAAATGTAAATTAGAATCATAttgcttagaaatacaaaataatatcataaataataacagtagtaatatagatatatttaaatcaaaattagaaaGTACTCTCAAGTGGATTGATGAAACCCCCTCTGCCaaacaaaaagattatgaaaataaattaaaagaaataaaaaaggattatgaacatatacttgggggaaatgaatcaaatttacataataatcaatTCCACCCAACCATTGAAGAAGTTgactaa